The sequence gaAGAAACCAATTGTATATTGCAAACTGCAAAGATAAAGGCGCGAGCGTGTTCTTCACGCTCCATCATTAACGGAGATCGCCCATGACGATTCGGCAGACCAATCAATGCTCCTCGCTTCTTaaaatctataaaatggaaGTGATGGAATTCGAAGGAAGAGGCAGATCAATCAATCCATCGATTCATCGATCAATCAAGCTCTCTCTCTGTTTACTGAACTGAAGAGATTGTAATGGCGACTGTTGGAGGTATCAAGGAAGTTCCTGGAAACGAGAACAGCATCGAGATTGATGATCTTGCTCGTTTTGCTGTTGACGAACACAACAAGAAAGAGGTTTGGCTTTACTTTTCCTATACCTTTTCGCAATTTTTGAATTGGGTTGTGTTTTTTATCCCTAATCTTGTGGATTTTGTGTGATTTCTGCGTTTATCTACCTTCGTTTTTGCGTTCTTTTGTATATATTCGTGTTGATCGTGGATGATCATTTTCTTCAATCGTGAAGGAAGTTTTCTGTATTACTTTACAAACGAACAGGAAGAATGGTTGGTTGGGTAGGGATGGGGATTTATGTTTTGTAATTTTAGTCTCCCATGAAAATTCTTTTTTGTATAAATTGTGTGGGCTCAATAAGAAATAAATTTTTGGTGTCTTCTAGTTCTAGATCCAATCTTTAAGTTGGGGATGGATAGGTACTCCGAACTGGGGTATCGACACCATTGTAGTTTTAGAATCATCATGGGTTGATCTAGTGGTAAATAAACAACTTAGGATAAAGGTCAAGAGGTAATAAGTTCAATCCATGGTGCCCATCTACATTTAATATTATACGGGTTACTTGATGCTCAAATATTGTAAGATAAGATAGATTGTCACGTGAGATTAGTCCAGATATATGTAAACTGATCTGGACACTCAcagattggaaaaaaaaatagttctgTACCGATGGATATAGGATAGAAAAACTGTCGAAGGCATTTTGAATTTGTAATCTTGTCCAGGGGTTATTAGGGAAAACAAGAAAGttagaattcatattcaaccgTTATTATGAGTCAGCGACGTTGTGACAGTCTTATCGAATAGTTTTTCTGCGAATACCGAGTAATCAAGAAGTTCTGATTGAAAACATTTTGTGTGCAGAATGCGCTTCTGGAATTCAGCAAGGTTGTGAAGGTGAAGGAGCAGGTGGTTTCTGGCACACTTTATCACATAACCCTTGAGGCAAGTGAGGGAGGTCAGAAGAAGGTTTATGAAGCCAAGATTTGGGTGAAGCAGTGGGAGAATTTTAAGCAGCTTCAAGAGTTCAAGCTTGTTGGTGATGGATCTGTGGGCTCCTCTGCTTAGTTTGCTAGGTAACCAAACCGTTTTCTTAATTTCTGCATTATCATGATACTCCAAAATCTAAATCTTAGGCATCTAGTACTATATTTTATTGTAGATAGAATTCTCTCCTTTTATCTTCTCAATTTAAATCCATGATGATTTCGTTTTTAGTCTCGTGTTATTAGAATAGTGTTTACTGTAGCTAATTGTTGGGGGTTTTGAAATCGTATTTATTGTATtaagaggtggttattatagtcttatgATAGTCTTTGCTCCAAACGCCCTCTAAAGTAGCTAAACACAACCCTGCTCAATAAGTAAGGCGCCACTTCTTTTGCTTAGCATCGAAGAGTCAAATCTCCACCTTCCATCAAGTAAACTAAAAAAGAGAGTAACCAAACAAAGAGTCGGTGCAATTTAATCGGATTTTAGAATTAATTCCTTGGTTAAGTATATAGTCTGTTTGAAATCTTGTAAAGGTTATTAGACTTTTGAGACTTTGCTGCTATTTTGGACAGTTCAAATGGTTCAGGAGTGCTCTTTTCTTATTAAGCAGTCTACCATCATGATTGGTCTTGGTTCTAGGTCCTCCCGCACAAGcacctcttctttttttttttttattttattcctttcATCACATTTAACGATTTAGTCCTATGAGAGGAAGGAATTTTGTACCAACTTAATGTTATTTACATTGTTTGGGTACATCTGActagaatttcataaatttatagACATTTAAGTAGGATACTCACGAGCAGTAGGAATATGATAACAAATGTTGTATTAACAAAGTCAACGATAATTAGTGTATATTCTTTTCTTCGAAATTGAGGTTCAAATCCTCGTACTTCTATTTGTTGtactagaaaaataattatagaaGTATAGTTATGGATGATTTACCACTTTTACAGTTTATTATTAGTTCGCTTAATAAGTAGAGGGGATCTGTTTTAAATCATTTGCTCTGCATGCACCATATTTAGTTACTTATAATTTTTGGACAATTACTTGGATTTATGTGACCCCTCCAAATCTTATGTGTTTCTGAAATTTAGGGTCCTTAAATCATGATGATGCGTGGAATACGAAGGGAACAAGATCATTTGCTTTATAGTGTCTTTGATTTAATAAATTCTGTAAGCTATGGATGATTGTATGGATATTTATTATCAAATATCAATAGTTGTGAATTATGTGGCAATTGCATAATATATGTATTTTCAGGAAGAAATATCATATGCATAGACCTTAACTACTAAAAAGcaaaaatttctctctctctcctctctaAACTTTCTAAGTTGAATTCCCTTTCCATAATGGAAATGAGAGATTGAACCATAGAAATTTGAAATGATAGTTGATGGCCTATCATTGACATAGGCCAATATTAGCAAATTAGCATAGTTGAATTAACTTCTTtgtcaaacttttgtaaaatgcCTCATAAAGACTATTATTTGTTGAGGCAAGGTATAAATTTTAGATTTGTGTAGCTTTTTGGTTTCTAAATATTAAGCTTATAATCATTATCTTTTATAAATGAAGtcttaataaacaaaaatattcgAAAAGATTAATCAAGGTAGACTCAAATACTCATCCATATTAGAACAATGCACACttgataattagatttattactACTTTCTTCCGTTTGAAAAAACACGTTTGGCAAAAGTCAAAAAGAGTAGGTgggacatttttttaaaaaaatgttattatttaatGCAAGAATAGCCATGGTTTCCAATAATACACTTTCACATTCTTACGTTTTCTTCATtacatatataatatacataAGCAGTTGAAATCACCTTTAAGTTCCAACTGCCCTTTGaacttttgaaattgaaatattgtatataaaaaaaaaaaaaaagcaacggTGGAATAAAAGAGATTCTTATGAATTAATAATGAATGATTTtctttattatcattattattatttgaacagAAATGCGAAGGAAgtttttattacaaatatattcatgaaatatgaacaacttgtttagataaacaattatatttaatgttGTGGAGGCCTATGAATTGTGAAGTTGAAGGTAGGTTTGTAAGGAGATGAATAATCCTCAAGTTCATAGATGCCCCAAGTTATCCAACAGTTCTGATAAAATTACCCATCCAGCACCTCCGATCACGAGCGCAAGAGTGAACCTTCCTCCAGGAACCACCTCCGGTAGTTTCACCGATGGGGACGGTTTAGAATACCGGTCTGACCATGACATTGCAGCTGGAATAATTCCAAACAGCAGCAACACTAGAACAGGAATGGCAAAGAATTAGTTTGGTATCTTCATGTCAAAGTTGGAAAACAAAATGATGAGAAGGCCAATTAGATATAGAGATTGTCAATATTTACCTCCATATGTGCCAGCCAAGTCCaatgatttgaaaaatatttctgGGTCAAGCAATGATAGGATAAGTGGTGGAACTAATGTCAAAAGGAATGGCAAAGGTTTGCTCTCTCCACTTGGTAGTTTTAGCACTGGTTGCCCAGAGAAGGTATATATTAGATATCACAAAAACCTCTATTCATGTACAAGGAATTTACAGTGGGAATATATTAGATATCACAAAAACCTCTATTCATGTACAAGGAATTTACAGTGggaagtcaaattttaaattatcttaATTGACATGTACTCTTCTTGAGATCACAAATTCGAATCTCCATATTTTACCACCATCTAATACAGTAAATCAAATTCTTCCAAAGAAACATGTCGCCAATTCCTTCCTTCAAGGTTGGAGGTTTAAATCTTCATACCTCCATTCGTTgtaataaaaatatacaaaaaagtCGAGAAAAGCATTAATTACTTTAACTAAagtggaaagaaaaaaagttttagttaagttaaaaatcacttctagtccctaaattttcattgaagtaacaatttagtccataaattttgatttgtaatcaatgtactttcaattttgtaacaatgcTCTTGAACTtaactatgtaacaatttaatccttacaCTTCAAAATTTATAACGAGTTTGTCATTATCATAGAAAATAATGTTGAGATTTAATAAGAtttcttatataaataaattgataaattaattaaatagtattTTTATAAAACctcatcaaaattatatatacatgataaatgctaaaaaaattgacatctaattatgatgaaatatttttatgttaaggactaaattgttaacaaatttgaaagtacaaagactaaattattGTTCAAAGATTAAATTGTAGTAAAATTGAAAGTACTTGAATTAAATCGTCacaaatcaaaattcatgtactaaattgttattttcatgaaaatttaggaCGAAAAGTATTTTCTAAACCTTTTTAGTTAAATACTAATAGTgacataaaacaaaaatatgtggAAGGCGTTGAGTTGTCCTTCTAGAATGTGTTTGGGGAGCTGGAATGTAATTAGAATTACTAGAAATTAAAGGAGTGTTGGAAAGCGTGAATAATTGAAGACAGAACGAAAATGAGATTGTGAAGCATGAATACggttaaattgaaaattattggAATGGAATAAGTTTTGTATTACAAATAGGACTCAAAACACTCAATTCAAACctgaattttttattatattacattacAATCTCATCCGAGTACGGGGCACCAAACAGACCCCTAGTGTAATAACCTACACAAGGCTTCTTAAAGGCCCATTagggttatatatatattttatttaaaaggtTCCCACTagggttatatatatatattttatttcaaaatttcaatctgGCTGATTCTTGATTTGATAACGCAATTTACGAGTTGTTCTTGGTTCTTCTTCAGCCTCAATGTTCTGATCTTCTGTGTCTGTCATCATTCTAAGAGGAGGAACAAAAAATCGCCaggaaagagaaaagaaagctATATTTCTCCTCAATCAACTCAGAAAATGACTTCTCAACTCCAATAATTGGTATCAACCATTGTTGGTGGAATCACACAGTCAAATCAATAAGTtggttatatcatatctacttgGATTAGCCATGGAATTGGACTCAAGTTGGATGGTAAGTTTGGATGGCTCATCAAATTGGCAGATATGGAAAACAAGAATGGAAGATCTTTACTGTAACGACCTACATGCTCCTATTGATGGTGAGTCAAACAAACCAGAACACATGAGTAAAGAAGATTGGGACTTATTGAATAGACGAGCAGTTGCGTATATTCGTTTAAGGGTAGATGACAGTTTGTACCGGTACATCTCAGATGAGATGTCGGCATATTCgttatggaagaaattagaagaaTTGTTCAAGAGAAACACGAATGAGAACAACCTTTTCTTGGTAAAAAATGCTTATCAACCTGAAATATGAGGGTACTTCAATTTCCAGTCATTTGAGTGAGATACAAAGCATAATGAATCAGCTATCATCATTGGAGATAGTTTTAGATGATGAGTTGCAAGCTTTGCTACTTCTTAGTTCTTTGCCAGATGATTGGGTAAGGCTAGTAGAATCGTTAAGTAATAACAATTCTAGCGAGAAGTTGAGTATAGATAAGATCAGGAGTAGTTTGTTAAATGAAGAATTAATGAGGATGGCATTGGGTTCTTTAGCTATATAGTCGATGCTTTGGCCACGAAAAATCGAGGTTGGAGTCGAAAGGGGAATGGTGATTGTGGCGAATCGCCAAGGGAAACCAGGAGAGAAATTCAATGTTATTATTGCAAGAAGATGGGACACAAGAAAGTTGAATctagaaaatggaaaaaggtGCAAGAAAATTAGAATGTGGAACAAGGAGACTAAAAGAGAAGTTTTTGTCTTCTTTGTGGATTTCTAAAGATATCGTTTTGGTCCTTTTGTGGAAGCTAATGGCATTTCTGGTGGTTTGTCATCTCTTTGGGTTGAAAGGAAGCTTTTAATTCATCTCGAGGTTGAAGATTCacttaaaccaaattaattgaattgatCCTTTTGTGGAAGAATCGAGGTGGAAGATTTGTCGGTTTTAGTAGATTTCTCTTTTGGGATGTGATGAGAGTGCTATGggtgtgtcaacctagttgagatttCCAGGTGCACCTATTAATTCCTAGTCTTATTGGATATTTGTCTCTTTTATTAGTTATACTGCACTGTAATTcaagcattagtctcttttcatttcatcaatggAAAGTGTTATTTccgttttaaaaaaatgaaaagaaaaacaatcattttttttatccgTTTGGGGTGTTGATCTTGGGGTTTTATTAAGCAAATCATAGCTTCGTTAGCAGAGTGGAGTTGGAGATTGGAGTTCTCAGGTTCTTTTTTCGAGTAACTCGTTTAGGCATCAGGTGGCATCTCTCGACTCTTCCTATGGAGTTTTAGCTTTTAAAGCTGTGTGGAATTTTTGTGCTTTCCAAAAAGATTTATCGAATTATTTGGGTTGAGTTTTTTGCAGTGATCATTTGCCCAAAAATCATCGAAGGAAGTTTCTAAGTCATTCATTACTGCCCTCAGTTTGTCTTCTTTGTTTTGATGGTTTTTGaagattttcatattttctctGGATGTTGTTATTCGTCGGTTTGTTGGAGGAAGCTTGTTTCTTCATTGGATTGGAGCTTAGTCATTTAATATTTAATGGACCCCTCATTAAAATTCAGGCTATTGCGGTGGAAGCtctttttttcataaatttgatTTGGGAGAATTCAGTGTATATTTCAAGACAAAGCCACTTCCTTATTCTAATCGTTTTGAGTTTGCTCGAGTTAAAGCTTATCACGTTGTTCTCTATCTAAGCACTTTGCTAATATCCATCTTGAGATATTTATTCAACtggattgtttttaattattcttcAGAGCTTTAGTCTCTATTTTGTAGTTTGGTTCTATTGTATTGGCAAGTTTGAAGTTTTTATCTTGTTTCCTCCCATGTACTTTGAACACTAGACTCGTTCATTATTTCAATAAAAAGTcttgtttcaatttttcaaaaaaagaaatgcGGAACAAGAGAGTTTTCATAGAAAAAGACACAAAAGATGCTACTCAAAAGATCTTGAGAGAAGGAATATATTTTCAGCAAGCAATGAAAAGCCACTGTGGTTGACAAACCACTCATTTTTTTGCTATGTTGGGGAGAATAGATCAttcttaacttttaaaaattgaggtgttttctccttttctctctttcgtaattaattattatcatcattatcGTCGTTTTTCTTCTAGAATCTGTTGTAATCCTATTAGTTAATAGTGGAAGGTTTTCAAGGATTGTCCTGTTGTTTTTCCTTCAACGTTGATGAGTTTTCAATGTTTGTTTTTCCTACATATATTggttttctttgtattctttgTTATCTTATTGATATTTTTCAAGTGACTATAATCATTAGGCCTGACATTTTGACCCTTCAGTTCCAACAAAAGGATCCTTTCTATTTCTGTATAGATTTACCTATATAGGAGAAAAATTCTAGTATCACAGTATGGGAAATTTTGGTCAAAATTTTCCATACTACCTTCATTCATTGCTTGCTACAAGAGTagtattaaaaaattatgaggagttcatgaaataaattaataaatcatttaatgacgtgtcaaataataaataagaggAGTAGGTATTATGGTGGCACTAGATATTTTTTTGTCATATAAAACACAATTCAACTCgcaataaaacaaataaagttCTTATTCTAGAAAATTGATGAGAGAAGTCACTTACAGTCAGCAAGAAAATCGGACAATCCTAAAACAAATCCAATGTAGGAAGTTGCAATCGCCAAAAGAGAGAATACTTCTACTATAGGCTGCATAGAAATATAGGTTATAGTTGCTTTAAGTAAGTCGTCCGATGGAAATGCGACGGAGTAAATAAACTAAGCAGTCCAGGAACTTACTCCTACAGCTCCATTTGTTGATCTTAATTGCTGTAAAGGGTCTAATATCTTATCTGATCCCATTTCAAGATTTGAAATAGTCCCCAGAATGACACCATTCCAGACAAGAAATAGAACCAAAGGTATTGCAGTCCCAAGGACGATGGAAGTCCTGAAATATTGTCCAGACAACGATATAGACAACTAGCAATTGTTTTCGATTGAACTTAAGTGAGCATACGACATGGTGAAACAATCAACAAGGGGAACTTCAGCCATTTTTCTGGAGATTGTGTGAAGCATGTGCAGAATAAGCAACTTATGTAAGTAGTTTTAGAATGATACTGTAAAATTAAGGTTTAAATACTCTTTTGGTCCGTGAACTTTTggttttagttcattttggtctctatactttcaaaatattcatttggGTCcctgtactttcaattttggtcCATTTTGGTcccctatatttttaaaatatttattttggtccctatattttcaaaaaatgacCATTTCGAtaacttcattttcatttttacttcatttttaaGGAATCAAAATGGTCACTTTTTTAGAGTTCAAGGACCAAATGAACCAAAGTTaggactaaaatgaacattttgaaggaccaaaatgaaccaaagttaaaaatgtagagaccaaaataaatgAAAGCCAAAAGTACATGgaccaaagtagtatttaaacctaaaattgataataaaatgCAGTGAACCAAACAAAGAACAAATGGAATTACAAATTCTTTTGAATCTTTTCTTCTAGGCATGTCAAAAAAAGAGGTGGTTTCATAATTTATactttatatattcaatttccAAAAGTTGTCAAACATGGAAAAGGAAATGTTTGTCACCTTACTTTTGTCAGGTTTCCTTCTAGATTCGTACAGAGTACTGGCACCACATTCTGGGAAATGAATCACATCATGTAATATAATTCAcataacaattttgaaatatagtaGCGTGGGAATTTACCTGGTAAACAAATGAAAGGGCAATTATAGGTATACTCATAGGAACAGCTTCGAAATTAGCTTTAACAAGAGCATCCCAGTGCAGACCTCCACTTGCGACTGCCTAATAACGAAATTTGATATTTGTGCATGAAAAATCGACAAAAAAGCATTTCAATATCCATAACATCAAATAGAGATATTTGATTGACTGCAACAGTAGACTCATAATTAGCCCCAGCACTAGTAAACTAGTAAAATATTGAGAGAAACGGACCTATGTAAAACAAGCAAAGGAGTAAAATTCAATGCTCTTCCAAGTTAATAGTGCGTTTATATGTTCGGCTAGAAAACTAAGCTTCATTTCAAAATGTTCAAACAATAAACGTCAAATGAAGTTTATCTGCTTGAGGGGATATTTTGAGTAAACTATGCTCTCAGACCTCAACATTATCGGTAACATTCAAGAAAATATGGTTAGCTACTACATCAACTCGTGCATCGGTCCCAAATACAACATGAGGTCACTTGCTAGTTGCTACCTAATAATTAACTTGAAGTATGTGTAATTCCTGAAGTGAAGTGAACATATTACCACAAGACCTGCAAAGGAAACGATGATACCAAGTACTAGGGCTCCGTTGATGGCACCAATAAAGCGTTGGCTGCAATTAAAGACATCTTTGCAGTCAAATCCCAGCAAAGTTGGCTGCAATTATATGTATTTGTATATGTAAATGCACATATATATGAATATGAACCTAAATCAGTATTCGGAATAGATTCCTTGAAATAGATACAAGTGTAgagtgtttttctttctttcttctcccaaggaaaaaaaaaaaaaaaagatacacATACAAAGTTTATTGGGCAATGAACCAGATAACAAGATATTTTGAGTAGTACGAGATATACAAAAAGCTTGCTCTAAGTGAGAATGATTAAAGAAGGGAGATAATTACAAAACTCCTAAGAACAAGGGAGGAAGCAAATTTAACAAAGTTTGAAATCTCTCCAGCACTATCACAATCATCCTCTAATGCCGTAGGCCCGTAACTTTCTTTCTCGAAATGAAAACCATAAGGAAGAACAAAGTGAGGTTTGTATTATCTTCCAAAGGTCTGAACATGTTTCCACCAAAGATAAGCGGGAAAAGGACAGTTCAAGAGAAACAAGTGATATCTTCAGTGTATTTTTTACAGAAGAAGCACCAATTAGGAAGAAGATAATAGCCAGATGAATAGTTTGCACCTTGTCATTAGTATTAAGGCCAAAAACAAAGTCACCCAAAGGAAAACCTCAATCTTTTTAGATAAAATGATTCAAGTACAGTTAGAGAACGAAGTACAAACCTTCCAAAGTAGCATACACCTCCAAATATCAAAGAGAACAATGTTGCACTCTCCCATCTGCAATTACAATGCTGCATCaacacccaaaaaaaaaaacattttttttgtatGATTGCATAGATTGGAAAGATATGTAAGTTCTAATACTAGGGATCTATGAAGGTTGGACTCCTTGTTCATACAAGGGAATGCCGAGAAAATTGGTCAAGATGTCTGAAGAACGAGCCACATAAGCAACCAGAAGCGCGTAGTGAATAAGGATGTATGACCAACTGCAAGTTACAAAATATTATTGTCAGAATTGACAGACGTACACTGGAGAAAATGCAGTAGACCCCCTATTGGATAAAAGGATTGAGAAGTACAGTGACAAATGGTTTATCACATCATTCCACAAGCAGCCACatgcttaaattttttttaatcctgATCCTTTCCATTGAATATCATATAATGGGACTCTCAATGACACAAGTATAACTCACAAGAAATGTGACTCTGTCTACCATGATTAGTCTACTTAAGattccgtttggtaaccattcggttttttgttttcatttttgaaaattaagcctatttcatctatatttcttataataatatgcgtctttcttaagtacaatggttgaattcatagccaaattccaaaaacaaaaacaactttttgaaagctactttgtTTAGTTCTCACAAtttggcttaattttttaaaccaacaaatgaagaaatttggagatgggAATAGTGTccatatgcttaattttagaaaaacaaaaataaaaaataaaatggttaccaaatagggccttagttttttgtttttgatttttgatgatAAAGGCTATAAACAAGTAATCTATTGGTTTCTATGGTTTGTTGTCTACATCTTTGGAGTGTttccaaaatcaaaaccaaaatttaaaaactaaaaaaagtagttttcagaaaacttgtttttgtttttggaaattggctaagaactCAAATGCTTACATAGGAAATATGACAATCATGAGTGAGAAATTGTGTGAAAATAatcacaattttcaaaaaccaaaaaccaaaagtaaaatggttaccaaacagagcctaaattatttatttttcttcaatacCGCCTAAGAGTTTGGTGTTACTGCCTTGTCATAAGTCTAATGCCAGCACACCTTTTATCCAACCATAagcaatatataataaaatgatgAATAACTCTTTTAGTATTATTTGCTTGTTATTTTTATGGTAAAAGAGATAAAGAAACATTCACGTGCCCAatacaaatttcaaattgaacAATAATACATCCATCATCATCATGTAAGGCATCAAGTTGATACTGAtagtaaaattgaaatttctattttggaggagagagagagacgGGGGGGAGAACAGCCTACCAAGAAACTTGAACTCCAACTGTCCCAAGAGTTCTCATGGCCATCGATACCTGAAACATTACAACTCAAACTCTAGGCTTATCACATGCTAAATATGCTGCAATCggaaaatatgaaattaatggTCGGCAACAAATTGATGAACAAGCATAAAGAATGAACTTGGAAAACTGGAGAATGGAATGCATTCACAAAAGTAACTTACTATATCAATTAATGGAATGCATTCCAACCAGTTTCTTCTTTTATAGTTCATGCGTTAAACTTTAATGTGCCGCTTCTCTCTTCATTCCAGTATAGAAATTGAAaggaaaattattcaaaattcaaaataacttCTACATCACAGTTCCAGAACTTACTTTTCTTAATGCAAGAAACTTTAGCATGCTCATTTTTCTGTAGGTTTGCTTgcgatattttccttttttccattttctagaAGTTGTATAACTACTTTATAATTGAAGATGATTTCCAATCAGAACTATGATTAATGATTCAATCTCACAACATGGGAATAAATCTCATAACTTTTTGATTatgatatatatgtttttttcacAATGCTCAAGTTGAACGACAAGCATCCAGAATATGTATCTATCCTTGCAAAAACTAACATTTTCATTTCACCCTagaattttagaaacaaaaaagagTTTACCAGAGACACGCCACCAGAACCCAGTTCACACATGGTATTCACATTCACTTCAGCAATTAGCAGTCCTGTCACAACCTGCATGGTTTAGTTTTGTAACTAACtaactataaaaaataaaaataaaaataataaaataataaaaaaaaaggattaaagGTGCCCATCCAGAACAAATTAGTGAAACTGCATTTGATAATTGGACGACAGCCACTCAGGAAAAATTTGAGTAACACACAAACGAAATTTGAAAGAAACCTCAACAAGTCAAAGTAGGTTTAATATTTGCATCGAACACTTGTTAAGTATACTAAATAGACACATAcataacaaaaataagaaattttgcGAACAAAACATATAAATGCATAACTCATTGACTTTAAACTTCCTTCTTATACAAAAATGATATATACTtataaaaatgtatatattaaactaca comes from Benincasa hispida cultivar B227 chromosome 2, ASM972705v1, whole genome shotgun sequence and encodes:
- the LOC120071373 gene encoding tyrosine-specific transport protein, which gives rise to MSNSSYLRLPFPAIQSKRRSIVLPHQNVTCLWSTIKSFRQRPLTVLRPVSTCFSRRPVESFASGQEKEIDKVEASEEYVLERLFSNLNQVTFKREPGSLSSAIFLVAGTTIGAGILAIPAVTQESGFLASAITCICCWAYMVVTGLLIAEVNVNTMCELGSGGVSLVSMAMRTLGTVGVQVSCWSYILIHYALLVAYVARSSDILTNFLGIPLWESATLFSLIFGGVCYFGSQRFIGAINGALVLGIIVSFAGLVAVASGGLHWDALVKANFEAVPMSIPIIALSFVYQNVVPVLCTNLEGNLTKVRTSIVLGTAIPLVLFLVWNGVILGTISNLEMGSDKILDPLQQLRSTNGAVGPIVEVFSLLAIATSYIGFVLGLSDFLADLLKLPSGESKPLPFLLTLVPPLILSLLDPEIFFKSLDLAGTYGVLLLFGIIPAAMSWSDRYSKPSPSVKLPEVVPGGRFTLALVIGGAGWVILSELLDNLGHL
- the LOC120071374 gene encoding cysteine proteinase inhibitor A-like, translating into MATVGGIKEVPGNENSIEIDDLARFAVDEHNKKENALLEFSKVVKVKEQVVSGTLYHITLEASEGGQKKVYEAKIWVKQWENFKQLQEFKLVGDGSVGSSA